Proteins encoded within one genomic window of Episyrphus balteatus chromosome 1, idEpiBalt1.1, whole genome shotgun sequence:
- the LOC129921249 gene encoding histidine protein methyltransferase 1 homolog, which translates to MFKFDFKVDNGSEEENIFKDDTKEVVKNTKNETTVECYDSKEIKPPSNINENLDLYKANSMEVNAGDVTLTYIKSGDLLQFFDTNTTKDITKAEESHSDLIPGVYEGGAKIWECTEDLIAYLAINYPTEKIKSKRVLDLGCGSGVLGIYAHNAGALVHFQDYNEDVLEKITIPNVFLNLPEEESTNLDGIKFYSGDWAKYTELTKDDEKFDIILTSETIYNPDNQRKLLDTFDVKLSEKGTILLAAKIYYFGVGGGLRQFEELLKKDKRFQSEIVWSSSEGLSREILEIKRAVL; encoded by the exons aaaatatttttaaagatgataccaaagaagttgttaaaaatac AAAAAATGAAACCACTGTAGAGTGTTATGATTCTAAGGAAATTAAACCACCATCGAATATTAACGAAAATTTGGATCTTTACAAAGCAAATTCTATGGAAGTTAATGCTGGTGACGTGACATTGACATATATTAAATCTGGGGATTTGTTGCAGTTTTTTGACACCAATACAACTAAAGATATAACGAAAGCTGAAGAGAGTCATTCAGATTTAATACCTGGAGTATATGAAG GTGGAGCTAAAATCTGGGAATGCACTGAAGATTTGATTGCATATCTTGCAATTAACTATcctacagaaaaaataaaatctaaaaggGTCCTCGATTTAGGCTGTGGATCAGGAGTCCTAGGAATTTATGCACATAATGCTGGAGCGTTAGTTCATTTTCAAGATTAt AATGAAGATGTGTTAGAGAAAATAACTATCcctaatgtatttttaaatcttcCCGAAGAAGAATCTACAAATTTGGATGGCATCAAATTTTACTCAGGGGACTGGGCTAAATATACCGAACTGACAAAAGACgatgaaaaatttgatattattttaacCTCTGAAACTATTTATAATCCTGACAATCAACGAAAACTTTTGGACACATTTGATGTGAAATTAAGTGAAAAGGGTACTATTTTGTTAGCAGCAAAAATTTATTACTTTGGAGTTGGAGGAGGTTTAAGACAATttgaagaattattaaaaaaagataaacgaTTTCAATCAGAAATTGTTTGGAGTTCTTCCGAGGGACTTTCAAGAGAAATTCTAGAAATAAAAAGGGCAGTACTTTAA